A stretch of the Kroppenstedtia eburnea genome encodes the following:
- a CDS encoding ABC transporter ATP-binding protein, with protein sequence MEAIVVNNLTKYFRKAYDKTLKGFFISLVKGEKRYKEFTALNGVSFQVNKGESYAIIGKNGAGKSTLFKVLSGIIHPDSGEVKIQGKVAPLIELGAGLSRDLTGAENIRLNCAIFGLDKKRIAEVYPKIVEFSELDEFINTPVKFYSSGMKARLGFSIAIHIDADIILIDEVLAVGDKDFKQKCYTKMEELRESGKTLVIVSHSLKPLRRICDRALILEKGQVMDVGSIDEMIDKYQDEKKTKKKKKGA encoded by the coding sequence ATGGAAGCGATTGTCGTCAACAATCTGACCAAGTATTTCCGGAAAGCATATGATAAAACACTGAAAGGCTTCTTCATCTCGTTGGTAAAAGGGGAAAAACGTTATAAAGAATTTACGGCTTTGAATGGTGTTTCCTTCCAGGTGAACAAGGGGGAGTCCTACGCCATCATCGGAAAAAATGGAGCGGGGAAAAGCACACTGTTCAAGGTGTTGTCCGGAATCATTCATCCCGATTCCGGCGAGGTGAAGATCCAAGGGAAGGTGGCCCCCCTGATTGAGCTGGGGGCGGGTCTGTCCCGGGATCTGACCGGTGCGGAAAATATCCGGCTCAACTGTGCCATCTTTGGCTTGGATAAAAAGCGGATCGCTGAAGTTTATCCAAAAATCGTGGAGTTTTCCGAGCTGGATGAGTTTATCAACACTCCGGTCAAATTCTACTCATCGGGGATGAAGGCCCGGTTGGGTTTTTCCATTGCCATCCACATCGATGCGGACATCATTCTGATCGATGAAGTGTTGGCCGTCGGGGATAAGGATTTTAAGCAAAAGTGTTATACCAAGATGGAAGAGCTTCGCGAATCGGGAAAAACCCTGGTGATCGTCTCCCACAGTCTGAAACCCTTGCGCCGGATCTGTGACCGGGCCTTGATCCTGGAGAAGGGTCAGGTGATGGATGTCGGGAGCATCGATGAGATGATCGACAAGTATCAGGATGAGAAGAAAACGAAGAAAAAGAAGAAAGGAGCGTGA
- a CDS encoding CDP-alcohol phosphatidyltransferase family protein: MKNSDMIKMRPTLPVDSDRIRQLRIHCQKPRHLEEIWSWYVLRRISVYVTLMLGRTRVTPNGISWSSLLFFAMTGWFLMSGEVWGYLAAILCYNLGYLCDCLDGELARLKEMTGRVGVFVDTLIRAMSIPILTGVSLAFLRETGRVEIDLLPATLIYGATVIGTLGLLVPLAYNYVGLKADENDPVSEMRTSSAFMEWLAFFTGMPGFFALLLVMILAETVIPFPLVSLLLIVFLGVTALKTLVRLYLTTSKLK, translated from the coding sequence ATGAAGAACAGCGATATGATAAAAATGCGACCAACATTGCCCGTTGACAGTGATCGGATTCGCCAACTCCGGATCCACTGCCAAAAACCCAGACACTTGGAGGAAATTTGGTCCTGGTATGTGTTGCGCAGGATCTCCGTCTATGTGACGTTAATGCTGGGCCGAACCCGGGTGACGCCAAACGGGATCAGTTGGTCCAGCCTCCTTTTTTTCGCCATGACCGGTTGGTTTCTGATGAGCGGGGAGGTTTGGGGCTATCTGGCGGCGATTCTCTGTTACAATCTGGGGTATCTCTGCGATTGTCTCGATGGCGAGCTGGCCCGTCTGAAGGAAATGACCGGTCGTGTCGGCGTGTTTGTGGATACCCTGATCCGGGCCATGAGCATTCCGATCCTGACCGGCGTTTCCCTGGCATTTCTCAGAGAAACGGGCCGGGTGGAGATCGATCTGCTCCCGGCGACACTCATCTACGGGGCGACAGTGATCGGCACATTGGGACTGTTGGTTCCCCTCGCCTACAACTATGTGGGATTGAAAGCGGATGAAAACGATCCGGTCAGTGAGATGAGAACCTCCTCCGCCTTCATGGAGTGGTTGGCGTTTTTTACGGGAATGCCCGGCTTTTTCGCCTTGCTCTTGGTCATGATTTTGGCGGAAACCGTGATTCCGTTCCCGCTGGTCTCCTTGTTGTTGATCGTCTTTCTCGGCGTAACGGCCTTGAAAACGCTGGTTCGCCTGTATCTTACCACATCCAAGTTAAAATAG
- a CDS encoding NTP transferase domain-containing protein produces the protein MKVVILAAGVGSRLRPETDDKPKAMIQVNGKPLVQYQVESVRKAGFADEDIHVLGGYKMERIQEHFAGTGIRFIFNPNYESMNNIYSFLLTEEIGDDILLINSDDFFDERMIPLLLKAEAPTAILVDRKKTLTEEAMRVKLDGENRLTLINKKIALDEADGEYIGISKLARPELESLYQKARTMIDNGETDAWYENVYEACAADLEIIGVDTEGYAWVEIDDFNDLETAKKLAATVLT, from the coding sequence ATGAAAGTTGTGATTCTGGCAGCCGGAGTGGGCAGCCGCCTCCGTCCGGAAACCGATGATAAACCGAAGGCGATGATTCAGGTCAACGGCAAACCCCTGGTTCAATACCAAGTGGAAAGTGTCCGCAAAGCGGGCTTTGCCGATGAGGATATCCATGTCCTTGGCGGTTACAAAATGGAACGGATCCAGGAACACTTTGCCGGAACCGGGATCCGGTTTATTTTCAATCCCAACTATGAATCCATGAACAATATTTACTCGTTTCTGTTGACGGAGGAGATCGGGGATGACATCCTTTTGATCAACTCCGACGACTTTTTCGATGAGCGGATGATTCCCTTGCTTCTCAAAGCGGAGGCTCCCACTGCCATTCTGGTGGACAGGAAAAAAACGCTGACGGAAGAGGCGATGCGTGTCAAATTGGACGGGGAGAACCGGCTGACGTTGATCAACAAAAAGATCGCGCTGGATGAAGCGGACGGGGAATATATCGGGATTTCCAAACTGGCCCGCCCGGAACTGGAGAGCCTCTACCAGAAGGCGCGCACCATGATCGACAATGGAGAGACCGATGCCTGGTATGAAAATGTATATGAGGCTTGTGCGGCGGATCTGGAAATCATCGGGGTGGATACCGAGGGATATGCGTGGGTGGAGATCGATGATTTCAATGATCTGGAGACGGCCAAAAAACTGGCGGCCACCGTTCTGACCTGA
- a CDS encoding CDP-alcohol phosphatidyltransferase family protein, whose amino-acid sequence MSGDRGKFSLEDVKETYKKKDAWWTVLLVDPVASRLIVPTANYTNITPNQLSLFSFALGMASVYCFFLGSPTALVVGAILYHISFIIDCMDGKIARLKGTGSTFGVLLDISLDHIRVVLAAAALTYSQYRITEDVTYLYLGFLFLAAYCARHINALQLYKLRREMRGKLRKAKRKLKQTGEAAGIVIEIPEETEADKPEEEEDESERDHETVNTELLQKKKFDLQQEFKSKFSTYMKIREFFLDKRIRMHLFSGIEFQMFVFVVAPIIGFLKETIFFGAILLMAFEAAILYKIWLSTKDFQREQDKIETATAAIEATLPPEERETAENR is encoded by the coding sequence TTGAGTGGGGACAGAGGTAAATTCTCTCTGGAAGATGTAAAAGAAACCTACAAGAAAAAAGATGCCTGGTGGACCGTGCTGCTCGTGGATCCTGTTGCCTCCCGCCTGATCGTGCCCACGGCCAATTATACGAACATCACGCCCAATCAACTTTCACTGTTCTCTTTTGCATTGGGGATGGCATCGGTTTATTGCTTCTTTCTGGGGAGCCCCACCGCCTTGGTGGTGGGTGCAATCCTGTATCATATCAGTTTCATCATTGACTGTATGGACGGAAAAATCGCCCGCCTGAAGGGGACGGGATCCACCTTCGGGGTGTTGTTGGACATCAGTCTGGACCATATCCGGGTCGTTCTTGCCGCGGCGGCACTCACCTACAGCCAGTATCGGATCACAGAGGATGTCACCTATCTGTATCTTGGCTTTTTGTTCCTGGCTGCCTATTGTGCCCGCCATATCAACGCCCTGCAGTTGTACAAGCTTCGGCGGGAGATGCGTGGCAAACTCCGTAAAGCAAAACGTAAATTGAAACAGACCGGTGAAGCCGCCGGCATCGTCATTGAAATTCCGGAAGAAACCGAAGCGGACAAACCGGAAGAAGAGGAAGACGAATCGGAACGGGATCACGAAACGGTGAACACCGAATTGTTGCAGAAGAAAAAGTTTGATCTGCAACAGGAATTCAAGTCGAAGTTCAGCACTTACATGAAGATAAGAGAATTCTTCCTGGATAAGCGGATCCGGATGCATCTGTTCAGCGGAATTGAATTCCAGATGTTTGTGTTTGTGGTGGCACCCATCATTGGATTTTTGAAGGAGACCATCTTTTTCGGGGCGATCCTGTTGATGGCCTTTGAGGCAGCCATCCTTTACAAAATCTGGCTCTCCACCAAAGATTTCCAACGGGAACAGGACAAAATTGAAACAGCCACGGCGGCTATTGAAGCGACCCTTCCTCCTGAGGAAAGGGAGACGGCTGAGAACCGTTAA
- a CDS encoding iron-containing alcohol dehydrogenase family protein: MTIKVRIPVQLIIEHKAIPHLYKTEVYEWIKEKKVALVSGNGKTRAVTHDIVEVISGQASRIQVMSCENNSLDTINELERMVLEDPPDIIFGVGGGKALDVSKVVGTRSNVPVVLFPTAISSDAICSPVAVIKMLNKSTSIGVKMPQGVVIDLDLLASSPPRLMSAGIGDLLSNKSALFDWRLAHAAGKEEMNTFANLMANNAVDSFLNLINRPEVDSSRMIKGAAESLIMSGIAMSIAGSSRPCSGSEHLISHALDYHCGGKALHGEQVALGVLFSEYLQGQREQVEKLGPIYEKLGLPAHYEDLGYTREEMHRAIRKAPSMRNRYTILNEFELTDESIDQILDEVYPEQAKNRYQLTGSSSG; this comes from the coding sequence ATGACAATCAAAGTGCGGATCCCGGTTCAGCTGATTATTGAACACAAGGCGATCCCCCACCTGTACAAGACCGAGGTGTACGAGTGGATCAAAGAGAAAAAAGTTGCCTTGGTCAGCGGAAATGGAAAAACCCGTGCCGTGACTCATGACATTGTTGAGGTGATCTCCGGCCAGGCTTCCCGCATTCAGGTGATGAGTTGTGAAAACAACAGCTTGGACACGATCAACGAACTGGAACGGATGGTGCTGGAAGATCCCCCCGACATCATCTTCGGTGTCGGCGGGGGGAAAGCCCTGGATGTTTCCAAGGTGGTGGGAACCCGAAGCAATGTTCCGGTGGTTCTGTTCCCCACTGCCATCTCCAGTGATGCCATCTGTTCTCCTGTCGCTGTGATCAAGATGTTGAACAAGAGTACGAGCATCGGAGTGAAGATGCCCCAGGGCGTGGTGATCGACCTGGACCTGTTGGCTTCTTCCCCCCCGCGGCTGATGTCCGCCGGAATTGGAGACCTTCTCTCCAACAAATCGGCTCTGTTCGACTGGCGGTTGGCCCATGCTGCCGGAAAAGAAGAGATGAACACCTTTGCCAACCTCATGGCCAACAATGCGGTGGATTCTTTTCTGAACCTGATCAACCGACCGGAGGTGGATTCCTCCCGAATGATCAAGGGAGCGGCGGAATCCTTGATCATGAGTGGAATCGCCATGTCCATCGCCGGTTCCAGCCGGCCCTGCAGCGGCTCCGAGCATCTGATCAGTCATGCGTTGGACTACCATTGCGGTGGAAAAGCCCTCCACGGAGAGCAGGTGGCTCTCGGAGTGCTGTTCAGCGAATATCTTCAGGGACAGCGGGAGCAAGTGGAGAAATTGGGCCCGATCTATGAAAAACTGGGCCTGCCCGCCCATTATGAGGATCTGGGTTACACCCGGGAAGAGATGCACCGGGCGATCCGCAAAGCTCCGTCGATGCGGAACCGGTACACCATCCTGAACGAGTTTGAACTGACGGACGAATCAATAGATCAAATCCTGGACGAAGTTTACCCCGAGCAAGCAAAAAATCGATACCAATTGACGGGTTCGTCCTCGGGATAA
- a CDS encoding glycosyltransferase family 2 protein, with protein MNQDFPQDQYEVIVVDGESRDSTPQIVEEFQRLYPGRIRYLSNPRQTLAPGWNLGIQHSRGEYVIRVDGHSQIPRDFLSSTYRVAQRVPDASCVGGVVETKGTGFWGEVNAYVYSHPFGVGNSKFRTTKKKWEGYVDTVPYGAYKREIFDRVGLFNEELNRNEDLEMHARIRRSGGSFFLSTTVRSTYFVRNTLSAFLKKSYSDGKWTIVASKRGSGVLRWRHYIPLMVVLTSLLLGVASFFSTVALFTLLALIIAYFSILIGSSWGMIKKRGWKYFLPCMLSFFLLHFSRGFGSAASYLSRHYWRGDRVHEEQRYDKNATNIAR; from the coding sequence TTGAACCAGGACTTTCCGCAAGATCAGTATGAAGTGATCGTGGTGGACGGGGAATCCCGGGATTCAACTCCGCAAATCGTGGAGGAATTTCAGCGGCTTTATCCGGGCCGGATTCGTTATCTGTCCAATCCCCGACAAACCCTGGCACCGGGCTGGAACCTTGGAATACAGCACTCCCGCGGAGAGTATGTGATCCGGGTGGACGGGCACAGCCAGATTCCCCGGGATTTTCTGTCCAGCACCTATCGCGTTGCACAGCGGGTGCCCGACGCTTCCTGTGTGGGAGGTGTGGTGGAAACCAAGGGGACCGGATTCTGGGGAGAGGTGAACGCTTACGTCTATTCCCATCCTTTCGGGGTCGGCAACTCCAAGTTCCGAACCACCAAAAAAAAGTGGGAAGGGTACGTGGACACTGTCCCTTACGGGGCATACAAGCGGGAGATCTTTGATCGGGTGGGCCTGTTCAACGAAGAGCTGAACAGAAACGAGGACTTGGAAATGCATGCCCGCATCCGCAGAAGCGGGGGATCCTTCTTTTTGTCCACCACCGTCCGGTCCACCTATTTTGTACGAAATACCCTGTCCGCCTTCCTGAAAAAATCTTACAGTGACGGAAAATGGACGATTGTGGCCAGCAAGCGGGGCTCCGGTGTACTCCGTTGGCGTCATTATATCCCGTTGATGGTCGTCCTAACCTCGTTGCTGTTGGGGGTCGCCTCATTTTTCAGCACGGTGGCTTTGTTCACCTTGCTCGCACTGATTATAGCTTACTTTTCCATTTTGATCGGCTCGTCATGGGGGATGATTAAAAAGAGAGGATGGAAGTATTTTCTTCCCTGCATGCTGTCATTCTTCCTGTTGCATTTCAGCCGTGGTTTCGGCTCGGCCGCCAGCTATCTGAGCAGACATTACTGGAGGGGTGACCGGGTCCATGAAGAACAGCGATATGATAAAAATGCGACCAACATTGCCCGTTGA
- a CDS encoding ABC transporter permease: MLAHLMKYKELMYFLVHKELKVRYRNSLFGFFWTLLEPLGLMAIYTLVFGYIIDLNKGIDPYPLYVLAGLIPWTFFNNSIRKGTKALSGNASLIKKVYFPREIFPLTMLISNLVNFIPAFALVFIMAVAYGQSIQWDYLAMLPGVILLQALFTLALALLVSVLNVYYRDVEFIVNLVMRAWMYLCPIIYPISILYEEKSSELVQQFADLYFLNPMAVMISMYHGVFFDDQGLPDKFGIPGFWLIYTVALTVILFLAAWVLFRRMNRRVGEVI; the protein is encoded by the coding sequence ATGCTCGCACATCTGATGAAATACAAGGAACTGATGTATTTCCTGGTTCACAAGGAATTGAAGGTTCGGTACCGCAACTCCCTGTTCGGTTTCTTTTGGACCCTGCTGGAACCCTTGGGGTTGATGGCGATCTACACCTTGGTGTTCGGGTATATCATCGATCTGAACAAGGGAATCGATCCCTATCCCCTGTATGTGTTGGCGGGATTGATCCCCTGGACTTTCTTCAATAACTCGATCCGAAAAGGGACCAAGGCATTATCCGGCAATGCCTCTCTGATCAAAAAGGTGTATTTTCCCCGGGAAATATTCCCGTTGACGATGTTGATCTCCAATCTGGTCAACTTCATTCCGGCTTTTGCTCTCGTCTTTATCATGGCGGTGGCATATGGGCAATCGATTCAATGGGATTATCTGGCGATGCTGCCCGGAGTGATCCTGTTGCAGGCACTTTTTACGCTGGCCCTTGCCTTGCTGGTGTCTGTGCTGAATGTTTACTACCGGGATGTGGAGTTTATCGTCAACCTGGTGATGCGGGCCTGGATGTATCTCTGCCCGATCATCTATCCGATCTCCATTCTGTATGAAGAGAAGTCCAGTGAGCTGGTTCAGCAGTTTGCCGACCTGTATTTCCTGAACCCGATGGCGGTGATGATCTCCATGTACCACGGGGTTTTCTTTGACGACCAAGGGTTGCCCGATAAGTTCGGCATTCCCGGTTTTTGGCTGATCTATACCGTGGCTTTGACCGTGATCCTGTTCTTGGCGGCTTGGGTATTGTTCAGACGGATGAATCGCCGTGTAGGGGAAGTGATCTGA